The genome window GCTGCTGGGTCAGGAACAGGCGCTGGTCGTCGGGCTCCTTGGGCCGGATGGCGATGAGGTCCGCGTCCTCGGAGAGCCAGGCCACCCCGTTCAGGAAGAAGTCCTTGTTGCCCTGGAATCCGAGGAGCGCGTTGCTCGCGAAGTCGGAATCCCCGATCGCCACCACCCGCCCCTCCGGAGCCTTCGGGGGCGGCTCCGCTCCCGGGGAGGGAGAGGGAGACGGCGAGGGAGAGGGAACGGGCTCGGGGGCCCGGATCGTGGCCGCCGCGCCCAGGGAAATGGGGCCGCGCCGGTCCTTGCCCTCGTTGAACTCGATGCGGCCTTTGAGGGAGAGGTCGCTCTCCGCCCAGGACTCACGCGAGGTCTGCAGGAGGTTTTGCGCAGTGACCCCCTCCACGGTTCCCTTGCCCGCCTCCATGCTCCGCGCCATGTGGAAGGCGGTCATGACCCGGAAGTCCTTGGTGATCTCGTGGTAGGGGTACTCGGCCACGATCGGCGTCAACTCCCCCGCCCCGAAGAGCTGGCCCATGCCGGAGACGTCCACCACGATGTCCTTGCCGGCCTGGATGTTCCACTCCTTCAGGAGGGCGACCAGGTTGGGATAGGCCTCCTTCAGCTCGGGCTCCACCATCACAAGCGCCTTGCCCCCGGCCTTCACGAAAGAACGGATGGCGTCGACGGCCTCGGGCAGAAGGTCCTTCTCCGGCCCCGCCACTACGAGCACGGTGCACTCCGCGGGCACCTTCTTCTCCCGCAGGAGCAGCACCTTCTTGGTCTCGTATTGGTTCTTGGCGAGGGCGGCCTTGGCCGCCGAGAGACCTCGCTCCCCGGTGTCGTCCTCTGACCGCTCGCCCTCCCCTTCCGCGAAGCAGACCGTCCTCTTCTTGTCCCGGGTGACCTTGATGAGGGCGTTGGTGATGTCCTGCTCGGTATCGTTGGTGATCCGCTCCCGGCTCGTCCCCTTCTCCACGACCAGGATCGGCCAGGGGCCCCGCACGTCGTACGCCTGCGCCCGGGCGGGGTTGGCCACGGGGTCCACGAAGTCGGCCTGGATCTTGGGGGTGACGCTCTGGAACTCCTTCAGCCGTTCCTGGCCGCGGGCGAGGTCCAGGCCGCGCGCGAAGTAGGTGACCTTCACCTCCTCCTTGAGGCCAGCCAGGACCTTCCGCGTCTGATCGGAGAGGCTATAGCGCTGGCCTTTGGTGAGGTCGAAGCGCCGGGTGTGCCGGAAGACCAAGTAGTTGACCAGGCCCAGGATGACCAGGACCACGACCACGAGAACCGCAGTGTTGGTCCCGTATTTCATCTGACGTCGGCCCAAGCGGCCCACGACGTCCTCCCACCGCAGAACGAGGTGGGCGAGAGCGAGGGCGAACCCCGCGAGCAGATAGGGGCCAGGCCCCCCGGGGAGGGTCCGCCCCGTGAAGACCACCCAGGCCAGCGAGCCCACGACGACGAGGAGGCCCAGGGGAGCGAGAAGATCAATGGCCCGCTTCATAATCAGGCCCTCCACCGCTGGCTCTCCACCGACTGGTGGGCCAGGAAGAGCCCGAAAGCCACCACGCTCAGGTAGAAGACCAGGTCCTTCAGGTCCAGAACCCCCCTCACCATGTCCTCCATGTGGGTGGTCACACCCAGATAGGCCACCGCCTTCATCAGGGGCCCCGCGCTGGGGTCGTCGGCCCAGCCCAGCGTCCACATCACCAGGAACAGGCAGAAGGAGAGGATGCCGGCCACGATCTGGTTGCGGGTGAGGGTGGAGACGAAGAGCCCCATGGCGAGGAAGCAGGAGCCCAGGAGGAGGAGGGCGAGGGCGCCGGTGAGAATAGGCTTCCACTCGGGGGGGGTGGGGGCGTAGTAGAAAACGAGGGCGAGGTTCAGGAGGCCGGCCAGGATCATGAGGGCGTAGAGCCCCGCCGCGGCCAGGAACTTTCCGACCACGACCTCGATGTCGCGCAGGGGGGACGTGGCCAGAAGCTCGATCGTCCCCTGCCGCTTCTCCTCCGCAAAGAGGCGCATGGTGAGCAGGGGGGCGATGAAGAGGGCCACCACCGCCATGTTGTGGAGGACGGGACCGATCAGGAACTCGTTGAGGGACATCTTGACTCCGCCCCCGAACTCCATCCCCGAGGCGCGCATGGACCGTTCGAGGAAGAAGCGGAAGGCGTAGTGGAAAAAGACTCCGAAGAGCATGGTCCAGACGAAGAGCCCCACATAGGCGATGGGGCTGCCGAAGTAGTGGCGCCACTCCTTCTCGACGATGGCGCCGATGTTTCTGAGCGCGGTCACGCGGTCACCTCCGGGGCGACGGGAGCGGGTGGCTCCTCCATGGTGTCGGTGGTGGTGAGGTGGAGGAAGACCTCCTCCAGGCTCATCCCCACCTGCTGCAGGCCGAGCAGGCCGAAGCCCTTGGTCACCACCGCCCAGGCCAGGTCGGCCCTTATGTCCTTCCCCGCCTCCGCCTCCACCTCGAAGACCGCCACCCCCGGCCCGTCGCTCTTGGGATGGATCTGGGCCACCCCCGGCACGCCGCGGAGGACGTCGAAAGCGGGTCCCTGCTCCCCCCGTATCTCCAGGCGGAACGTGCCCGCCCCCTTGAGCCGGTGGGTCAGGTTATGGGGGGTGTCCTCCGCCACGACTCGGCCCTTGTTGATGATGACCACCCGTCCGCAAGTCATGGAGACCTCGGGCAGGATATGGGTGGAGAGAACGATGGTATGGTCGCCGCCCAGGCTCTTGATCAGCTCCCGGGTCTCGATGATCTGCTTGGGGTCGAGGCCGGCCGTGGGCTCGTCCAGGATCAACACCTCGGGGTTGTGGAGGATGGCCTGGGCCAGGCCCACCCGCTGGCGGTACCCCTTGGAGAGCTTGCCGATCAGGGTGCCGCGGACGTCGCCGATCCGGCACTTCCCGATGGCCTCGTCCACGCGCGCCCCCCGCTCCTTGGACGGCACGCCCTTGATCTTGCCGCAGAAATGCAGGAACTCCCCCACCTCCATGTCGGGATAGAGGGGTGGGGTCTCGGGGATGTAGCCCGTTCGCTTCTTGACCTCCATCGGTTCCCGGAAGACGTCGTAGCCGGCCACTCGGGCCGTCCCCTCGGTGGGGGGCAAATAGCAGGTGAGGACGCGCATGGTCGTGGTCTTCCCCGCCCCGTTGGGTCCGAGGAAGCCAAGGATCTCGCCCTTCTCGACCTTGAACGAGATCGCGTCCACCGCCGTGTGTCGGCCGTACCTTTTGGTGAGGTTCTCGACCTCGATCATGTTCTGTCGGCTCCTGGGCTCGTCCGGACCAAGCGCGCAATCGCGTGCCGCCGATCGGGCCTTTTTTGGTGGCTCGCCACTAGTTCAGGGTTCCCGCCGGCGCGATCGGGCGCGCGCCGTTGCCGCCGGAAGCCTCGCATCTAGCGGTGCTTGGCCCCCGCGCAGGGAGTTCGTATCATAGCGAGAGGGGTCTCTGCCTGTCAAACACAGATCCGCAATGACTGTCTCGCGCACGTCGCTCCTGAGGCGGCTTACCGACCGGGTTCTGGAGGCCCCCGACCTCGAGGGCCTCGTGCAGGTCTTGACCCGCACCCTGCCCGAGGCCCTGGACGTGGAGGGTGCCCGCCTGCTCCTCTGGGACCGTAAGCTCGAGACCTTCGAGGGCCTTTCGTTGGTCCTCCAAGGAGGTGAGACGCGGATCGAGCCCTTGCGGCCGGCGGAGCCGGGATCGCCCTTGCCAGAGGCGCGCTACCTCATCTCCGAGGGCCAGGTCTTGGAGACCCCTGGGCATGGGGAGGGGGCCCTCGTC of Vicinamibacteria bacterium contains these proteins:
- a CDS encoding GldG family protein, whose protein sequence is MKRAIDLLAPLGLLVVVGSLAWVVFTGRTLPGGPGPYLLAGFALALAHLVLRWEDVVGRLGRRQMKYGTNTAVLVVVVLVILGLVNYLVFRHTRRFDLTKGQRYSLSDQTRKVLAGLKEEVKVTYFARGLDLARGQERLKEFQSVTPKIQADFVDPVANPARAQAYDVRGPWPILVVEKGTSRERITNDTEQDITNALIKVTRDKKRTVCFAEGEGERSEDDTGERGLSAAKAALAKNQYETKKVLLLREKKVPAECTVLVVAGPEKDLLPEAVDAIRSFVKAGGKALVMVEPELKEAYPNLVALLKEWNIQAGKDIVVDVSGMGQLFGAGELTPIVAEYPYHEITKDFRVMTAFHMARSMEAGKGTVEGVTAQNLLQTSRESWAESDLSLKGRIEFNEGKDRRGPISLGAAATIRAPEPVPSPSPSPSPSPGAEPPPKAPEGRVVAIGDSDFASNALLGFQGNKDFFLNGVAWLSEDADLIAIRPKEPDDQRLFLTQQQQLNVKLIALFLLPGAFVVAGISTWWRRR
- a CDS encoding ABC transporter permease, which codes for MTALRNIGAIVEKEWRHYFGSPIAYVGLFVWTMLFGVFFHYAFRFFLERSMRASGMEFGGGVKMSLNEFLIGPVLHNMAVVALFIAPLLTMRLFAEEKRQGTIELLATSPLRDIEVVVGKFLAAAGLYALMILAGLLNLALVFYYAPTPPEWKPILTGALALLLLGSCFLAMGLFVSTLTRNQIVAGILSFCLFLVMWTLGWADDPSAGPLMKAVAYLGVTTHMEDMVRGVLDLKDLVFYLSVVAFGLFLAHQSVESQRWRA
- a CDS encoding ATP-binding cassette domain-containing protein, with amino-acid sequence MIEVENLTKRYGRHTAVDAISFKVEKGEILGFLGPNGAGKTTTMRVLTCYLPPTEGTARVAGYDVFREPMEVKKRTGYIPETPPLYPDMEVGEFLHFCGKIKGVPSKERGARVDEAIGKCRIGDVRGTLIGKLSKGYRQRVGLAQAILHNPEVLILDEPTAGLDPKQIIETRELIKSLGGDHTIVLSTHILPEVSMTCGRVVIINKGRVVAEDTPHNLTHRLKGAGTFRLEIRGEQGPAFDVLRGVPGVAQIHPKSDGPGVAVFEVEAEAGKDIRADLAWAVVTKGFGLLGLQQVGMSLEEVFLHLTTTDTMEEPPAPVAPEVTA